The nucleotide sequence CCGACGCGCTTGCCCGCATAGTCTGCCGAATGGTCCCAGCGCGCAGTGTGGAATGCCGGGCCATTGAAGGTTTCAAGCCCCTTGATCGGGGGCACCTTGGGCCGGTTAAGCATGCCCACGGCGCTGACCACGGCATTGGCGGTGGCTTTGTAAACCACGCCGTCCTTGCCACGGATTTCCGCATGCCAAAGCTGGCTTGGTTCATCCCAGCGCAGCGTCAGCACTTCTTCGTTGAAGCGGATGAATTCGCGCAGATTGTGCCGATCGGCATTGCGCTTGATATAGGCTTCGATCTGGTCACCCTTCGCGAAGAAGTGGTCCCAGTCGTTGTTGTTGTCGAACGAATACGAATAGAAGTGATTGGCGGTATCAACACCGATGCCGGGATAGGTGTTTTCGTACCATGTCCCGCCCACTTCATCGTTCTTTTCGATGATGGTGAAGGGAATGCCCGCTTCCTTGAGCTTGATCCCCATGCCGATGCCCGAGAAGCCCGCACCGACGATCAGCACCTGAAAATCGGCCAGGCGCTTTGGATCGGGCGTGCTGCGCCAGTGGACGGTCTTGGGATCGGTGCCCGCAAGGTCCATTTCCTCATCGACCATCGGGAAGTATTCCGGCGGCACGTCCTGACCGGTGCAGGCCTTGAGCATGCGCGGCAACAGGTAGGTCGGCAGTGAAGTTGGCAGCGACTTTCCGCTTGCGGCATAGTCGGCCAGAACATCGGCCACTGCCTCACGCATTTCAGCCTTCACGTCAGCCGGGGTTTCATCATGGAAGCTCCACGGCCCCTTGATATACTGGCCTACAAGCTCAAGCCACGCCGGATCGCCACCAAGGTGAACAAGCACCATCAGCAACGGCGCAGTATCGGCTGATTCGAGGTTCTTGATAAGTGCGGCGCGGTCGCTGACCAGAGCCTTCAATGCCTCGGTATCGTAATTCGTCGCCAATGCCACAGCCTTGCTCCTCGCATCCTGATCGCCCTGCCCCAGCGCACACCTGTCATTCGACATGGTCATTGCGTGGAACCAGCCCGGAATCCTCATGTCATCCGGGCTTGCTATCCTTGCACTAATACTTGCCGGAATTATTGCAATAGCATAGGTTCATTCTTTCATGAACCAACTCCTGCACGGTCAGAGCGAATTGCCAGCATTCGCAGCGTGCCTTGCCGCAAGATAGCCGAACACGAACGACGGCCCGACGCTGGAACCTGCGCCGGGATAGAAGCGCCCCATCACCGAGGCGGTGGATACGCCAGTGGCATAGAGTCCTTCGATGACCGCGCCGTCCTCTCGCAAAACCCGCGCATGGACGTCGGTTACCACTCCGCCATACGTGCCGACATCGCCCGGCCAAACCCTGGCCGCGTAGAATGGGCCTTCCTTGATGGTGCCAAGAGTGTTGGAAGGCTGGTGATAGTGGTCGCCCAACCATTCGTCATAAGCCCTTGCGCCGCGCTTGAATTCGTCGTCGCGGCCCAGACGGACCGCATCGTTGAAACGGTCAACCGTGGCGGTAAGCACGGCGGGTTCAACGTCGATCTTTGCGGCCAGTTCGGCAACTGTATCAGCACGGACAAGAAACCCGCTGTCGTACCATTCCTGCGGCTTTTTCGTGCCGGGCATCGTGCCGCAGAACAGGTACTTGCGCATGCTCTGTTCGTCCGAAATCCACCAGCTTGGTATCGCTGGCACGGTTTCGTTGCGCTTCAGCATGTTCTGGCAGAAGGCCATGTAGGAACCGCCTTCGTTCATGTAGCGCACGCCGGACTGGTCCACCACGATGCTATGCGGCTTGGAGTAGTTCATCTGCCCGCTGACGCGGCCAAGATCCACGCCCTGCCCGTTGGTGTTGGCTGCGCCCGGCGGGATGGTCATCTGGTTGCCCACGCGTTCGTTCATCTGGGCAAGCGCAGCGCCAAGCCCTTCCATCGTCTCGATCATCTCACCGGTATCGCCCGGCGTGGTTGCGGTCCATTCCACCGATGTGCCGGGAATATACCTGTCACGCATGGCCTGATTCTGGGCGAAGCCACCGGCGTTGACCAGAACGCCAAGCCGCCCGCCGATGCGCCAATCACGGCCATCCCTGTCGATCACGACCCCTTTCACCGCGCCGTCCTGCATGATGAAACCCTTGACCGCGCTGTTTACGCGCAGATCCACTCCGGCGTTGAGCGAGGCCTGCAACATCCGCCCCTGCAGCGCACCACCTGCCTGCGTCCACGATTTGCCGGTTATCTTTGCCGCCGCTGCGCGAAGACCGACCTTGAGCATCATCAGCTTGCCCTTGAGCGACGACTTGAACGTCGAAATCTCGAACGCTTCGCTGTGATAAGCCGGAATCGACATGAAGTTGGGACGCAGCTTGTGCTTCCATTCACCCAGTTCGTTGACATCGAACAGGTCGGCCAGAACGGTGCGACCGGGCACCGAGCCACCGGGCCGGTCATCGTAATAGTCAGGCCATGATGGCGCACGGCGCAGCTTTATGCCCTGTTCGACCAGAAAATCGATCATCCGGGGCGCATGGGCCACATAGGCCTGCCGCTTTTCCAGCGTCGATCCGGGCGCATCGACAGACTGGCCAGCAGTGGCCTCCATGTAAAGCATGGCCTGTTCGGGACTGTCAGCCACCCCGTCCTGCTTCATGAAGCGGTTGTCGGGTATCCACATCACCCCGCCCGAACGCGAGGTCGTGCCGCCGATCAGATCGGTCTTTTCGAGGATCACGACACTTTTGCCCTGCTTGCGCATGACCAGCGCGGCACACATGGACCCGCCACCGCTGCCGACCACGACAAAATCGAAAACCTCGTCGAAGGTTATGCCGCCCATCCTGCTATCCTCTCTCATTGTCCCGATCCGCTTCTGGTGCGGATTATGCGGGCCTGACTTGCTTCAGGAACTTGCCGCGATCCACCTTGCCCGATGCAGTTCGCGGCAAGGGATCAAGTGATAGCACCACCACGCGTGGCACTTTGTATATAGCCAGATGATCGCGGCAGTGCGCCTTGATTGCATCTTCGGTTACCGTCGCCTCGGCGCTCACCACCACATGCGCAGCAAGGCGTTCGCCAAGCCGTTCGTCGGGGAGGCCATAGGCGATGCAATCGCGCACGGCCGGGTGATCGGCCAGCACGCGCTCCACTTCGGCGCAATAGATGTTCTCGCCGCCCGAGATGACCATGTTCTTCTTCCGGTCGACAATCGTGACGATGCCGCTCTCGTCGATGATGGCAATATCGCCTGATGCCAGCCAGCCATCCTTCAAGGTTTCCGCAGTGGCCTTGGGATCGCCTAGATATTCGGTCATCAAACCCGGACTGCTGACCCAAAGCTCGCCCGCCTCACCGATAGCGGCTTCGCTACCGTCATCCCGGCGGACCGACAACCGGATACCCGGGGCAGGCCAGCCGCACGAACCGGGATTGGCCAGATAGGCAGCGCCGCTGATAGAACAGGTCCACGCCGTCGTTTCAGTCTGGCCATAGGTATTGGACAGCAGGCAATTGGGCATGCGTTTGCGAATTTCGGCCAGCAAGGTGGGGTTGAGCGCAGCCGCACCATTGGCCATGTACGCGACTTTCCCCAGCGTTTCGGGCGTGGCGCGCGGGCTGCGCAGCATATCCCACAGCATCGCAGGCACAAATGACAGGCGCGACATGCCCACCGTTTCGATCATATCGAAGGCGATATCGACGTTCCACTTGGTCATGATGTGGATGGTCGTGCCAAGGCTGATCGCGCGAAAGATCGGCATGATGCCAGACAGGTGGAACATCGGCCCCAGAATGACGGCAGGCGTTGTCATCGAGCGGCGGTCTGCGGGTAGGACTTCGCCAGTTTCCTCCTCATAGCGGGCATCCTGCACCAGCCCCATGAAGCAGGCGATAGCCACCGAATGTGCCAGCGCACCGTGGCTCAGCAGCGCGGCCTTTGGGAAACCGGTGGTGCCCGATGTGAACAGCACGATGCCGCCTGCGTCAGGATCGCATTGCTCAGGTGCAAAGGCTTGGTCGGCGTGGGGCACGGTCAAGGCGGCATAGTCGGCGTCCTTGCCCACGCGCAGCGACGCATCACCAACCACAATGCGCGGCCATTCGGGGTCGGGCAGGGCAGCAGCGATGATTGTGGCACAATTGGCGTCCATTAT is from Novosphingobium sp. MMS21-SN21R and encodes:
- a CDS encoding NAD(P)/FAD-dependent oxidoreductase, translating into MTMSNDRCALGQGDQDARSKAVALATNYDTEALKALVSDRAALIKNLESADTAPLLMVLVHLGGDPAWLELVGQYIKGPWSFHDETPADVKAEMREAVADVLADYAASGKSLPTSLPTYLLPRMLKACTGQDVPPEYFPMVDEEMDLAGTDPKTVHWRSTPDPKRLADFQVLIVGAGFSGIGMGIKLKEAGIPFTIIEKNDEVGGTWYENTYPGIGVDTANHFYSYSFDNNNDWDHFFAKGDQIEAYIKRNADRHNLREFIRFNEEVLTLRWDEPSQLWHAEIRGKDGVVYKATANAVVSAVGMLNRPKVPPIKGLETFNGPAFHTARWDHSADYAGKRVGMIGTGASGMQVGPAIQPVVGNLTIFQRSPHWAMLNPLYFETVTDSKKWVLNNIPFYTKWFRFQLFWSSSDTFHHNLKVDPNWPDKKHTLNANNAEIRKQLEAHIANEVGHDPELIRKATPDYPPYGKRMLRDNHWYRMLTKPNVDLVDDQIDHVEPEGVVTADGKLHPCDILVLATGFETRRMLWPMQIEGRGGATILERWGDEDPRAHLGITVPEFPNFFVIYGPNTNLAHGGSAVFHSECQIRYIMQGLRELIESGHAALEVKPEPFWDYQEKVDAAHRELVWSHPGVTSWYKNGAGRVHAASPWRLVDYRNMTEVFKPEEYEFTPAV
- a CDS encoding FAD-dependent oxidoreductase, with translation MGGITFDEVFDFVVVGSGGGSMCAALVMRKQGKSVVILEKTDLIGGTTSRSGGVMWIPDNRFMKQDGVADSPEQAMLYMEATAGQSVDAPGSTLEKRQAYVAHAPRMIDFLVEQGIKLRRAPSWPDYYDDRPGGSVPGRTVLADLFDVNELGEWKHKLRPNFMSIPAYHSEAFEISTFKSSLKGKLMMLKVGLRAAAAKITGKSWTQAGGALQGRMLQASLNAGVDLRVNSAVKGFIMQDGAVKGVVIDRDGRDWRIGGRLGVLVNAGGFAQNQAMRDRYIPGTSVEWTATTPGDTGEMIETMEGLGAALAQMNERVGNQMTIPPGAANTNGQGVDLGRVSGQMNYSKPHSIVVDQSGVRYMNEGGSYMAFCQNMLKRNETVPAIPSWWISDEQSMRKYLFCGTMPGTKKPQEWYDSGFLVRADTVAELAAKIDVEPAVLTATVDRFNDAVRLGRDDEFKRGARAYDEWLGDHYHQPSNTLGTIKEGPFYAARVWPGDVGTYGGVVTDVHARVLREDGAVIEGLYATGVSTASVMGRFYPGAGSSVGPSFVFGYLAARHAANAGNSL
- a CDS encoding class I adenylate-forming enzyme family protein, with the protein product MPNSTWLANAADPLAQRMLGPDGTHRLETVMVRGIPQEVFAGAPRNLAGLYWQAMEHADSVMVVQDGRSLTYADGFAKAGALSHALKTQFGVRQGTKVAVVMSNRIEWIVSVLAITAIGGVAALVNSRGVADEMLRAIATAQCELAIMDANCATIIAAALPDPEWPRIVVGDASLRVGKDADYAALTVPHADQAFAPEQCDPDAGGIVLFTSGTTGFPKAALLSHGALAHSVAIACFMGLVQDARYEEETGEVLPADRRSMTTPAVILGPMFHLSGIMPIFRAISLGTTIHIMTKWNVDIAFDMIETVGMSRLSFVPAMLWDMLRSPRATPETLGKVAYMANGAAALNPTLLAEIRKRMPNCLLSNTYGQTETTAWTCSISGAAYLANPGSCGWPAPGIRLSVRRDDGSEAAIGEAGELWVSSPGLMTEYLGDPKATAETLKDGWLASGDIAIIDESGIVTIVDRKKNMVISGGENIYCAEVERVLADHPAVRDCIAYGLPDERLGERLAAHVVVSAEATVTEDAIKAHCRDHLAIYKVPRVVVLSLDPLPRTASGKVDRGKFLKQVRPA